Proteins encoded within one genomic window of Nomia melanderi isolate GNS246 chromosome 8, iyNomMela1, whole genome shotgun sequence:
- the LOC116423830 gene encoding uncharacterized protein LOC116423830 isoform X3, producing MPLPLCSPNIEPNKALCSCGKNQDQGKSVHDVSESATIGETVPIERSEELNIESNAKGQAESKTEEQQLPKSVTPLRRSTSTESLAIIDPGSSLKRFGSYEFLGSKDRLGGGYNRAKVTELNDEEDEVNEIHESVFVDIPTLVAVLIKPDDSLQESSAQIEEICSDEAVEDGIDVEFIDTGNDREPFEDADKPESIDHDERSSSVNSCHASGDYEIDVYRTSSFSRVKSASKLNEKPKFRKQDSVDLLSVSLPTNIHTSKKFGSVETIHKKKEPVFSLERSHTNLERRSAVPERAKKLNNIREIEDQKIVNKNLWGKELLQRKGSNDSDKSLKESSNQIVAKGKGHARKPSLECLKRKTSKDSSSSSSKDEQILISSLTREKLLHRKDSIDQESSSSKTHTPIQRAKRAEIVAAVTERLYSAKKPPDDASGVRSPPEGTEVKSLARMKLQEISRKMLGKRRRVCVDTQTECSRTVRMRDTASLTETPEINRQDVAVLTEDHEGCEIVTDKKPVLRVKEMSTLTDKPRTDIVRCKDVASLVNDLDEFEYDIHSPRNDSGILSDDTQNYAESNLSSTEVSDVCPMSGRGIPHADSSTNTLYSSCRSFAVQTPRSSLSDQRRIESKAPACLRQCCNPEPGNLSSIGSAEKSVISISLPDTISITIESTNVLESRIAVLDNTDQERKSRTRDGEVQTDETKDPRGEADRFKDESRSTLGQPDARVFRIENIFQDPNSVSRRTDVAVDGARMRKSITFRNSLGTSYVSQSRENDAVDLESNGKGFIRDGLITEAFITKKRSFGKGFDRVVHEDSWRKWPAPEQASKIPPVAYDEGLLSPSWQSQTELPAPGLILSCSSCAPSADQASAFRRSKVDSGRASGTFESKAFPSSATAEVNSNVEHDHSFSDDSLDYSENNILGQTVLKMADLEQRESLCPPDVVAHTKKDCPKLSNAIEAESNESSGDFEDSHVEFPKMKPTEDGTELLRIHDYESLILGRPCYSSEDRKEDTESSLDPLNNNGKKKVSFSSSTEFQDKVTPAEQSPRQSSKATLRSIIKKRKKRNASDLPHGVQSSNDETDDSQQEEKGVSGMESNCKRQVLADNTEETSKEDVHPDLKTDSTQNHKKVKFFKIDAPKAACNESDSCENPEDDEEGVPRDRVAKDILEEYFSEAVTFMRNLNSINRYANAASVLDRYPSTSHRKHVGKQGSRRRDYSFPWNRDQLDQPERKIDFTDKTDDCPKEDDEIIVSTESYDRCLKGIQRLEDCIRRVDRHNELLRVKYGVNCGSAGARPSLASPSTDRAPVASDFAASGRRDGILAKNPDVSEDSSSPRLFDYQPRSSPRPIDDSSVAKDEDEDLQKRIFDQLMNVANATSCRGSSKLRSRFASLSDRRPRSPLTYSKLRERYNHSSDESFCRDVQGSLDVDEISGNSAQDCASYEITGNLSVARVQESFDDAESALQEDFFPLRRFDRIEAKLRVDENTPARTQRDDSWSGLSRSGKADSGIAEDDSLGLKSKYTQRAPTVDTRERLQEPDDCSRRIRDATLYACAKSQDSEGSNENLQFREKLKYPGSPRARFLELLRERRRIVESSRGTSAS from the exons AACATAGAGCCGAACAAAGCTCTGTGCTCCTGCGGGAAGAATCAGGATCAAGGGAAGAGCGTTCACGACGTTTCGGAGAGTGCGACGATAGGGGAAACTGTGCCGATCGAACGGTCCGAGGAGTTGAATATCGAGTCGAACGCTAAAGGACAAGCGGAGTCGAAAACGGAGGAGCAGCAGTTGCCTAAGAGCGTTACTCCCCTGCGGAGATCCACGTCCACGGAGAGCCTCGCGATCATAGATCCCGGCTCGTCGCTGAAGAGGTTCGGCTCGTACGAGTTCCTCGGGTCGAAGGATCGCCTCGGGGGCGGCTACAACCGCGCCAAAGTGACGGAGCTGAACGACGAGGAGGACGAGGTCAACGAGATCCACGAGTCCGTGTTCGTGGACATCCCGACGCTGGTCGCGGTTTTGATCAAGCCGGACGACAGTCTGCAAGAGTCCTCCGCGCAGATCGAGGAAATTTGCTCCGACGAGGCGGTCGAGGACGGCATCGACGTCGAGTTCATCGATACCGGGAACGATCGCGAGCCGTTCGAGGACGCGGACAAACCGGAGAGCATCGACCACGACGAGAGGAGCAGCTCGGTGAACTCGTGTCACGCCTCCGGAGACTACGAGATAGACGTCTATCGGACCTCCAGCTTCTCCCGCGTCAAGTCCGCCTCGAAATTGAACGAGAAGCCCAAGTTCAGGAAGCAGGACTCGGTGGACCTGCTGTCGGTGTCTCTGCCGACGAACATTCATACGTCGAAGAAGTTCGGTTCGGTGGAGACGATCCATAAGAAGAAGGAACCGGTGTTCTCGTTGGAAAGGTCGCACACCAACTTGGAGAGGCGATCGGCGGTGCCGGAGAGGGCCAAGAAGTTGAACAACATACGGGAGATCGAGGATCAGAAGATCGTCAACAAGAATCTTTGGGGCAAGGAGCTGTTGCAGCGGAAAGGTAGCAACGATTCCGACAAGAGTCTGAAGGAGTCGAGCAACCAGATCGTCGCGAAAGGGAAGGGTCACGCGAGGAAGCCGAGTCTGGAGTGCTTGAAGAGGAAGACCAGCAAGGACAGCAGTTCCAGCAGCTCGAAGGACGAGCAGATCTTGATCTCCAGCCTGACGAGGGAGAAACTTCTGCACCGGAAGGATTCGATCGACCAAGAGTCGTCCTCTTCGAAGACTCACACGCCCATTCAGCGCGCCAAGCGAGCGGAGATCGTGGCGGCTGTCACGGAGAGATTGTACTCCGCTAAAAAGCCACCGGACGATGCTTCGGGCGTCCGGTCCCCTCCGGAAGGAACGGAAGTGAAGTCTCTCGCGAGGATGAAGCTGCAGGAGATCTCGAGGAAGATGCTGGGCAAACGGAGGCGCGTCTGCGTGGACACGCAGACCGAGTGTTCGAGGACCGTTCGCATGAGGGACACCGCGTCGCTGACGGAGACGCCCGAGATTAATCGGCAGGACGTCGCGGTGCTGACGGAGGACCACGAGGGCTGCGAGATCGTCACCGATAAGAAACCCGTCCTTCGCGTGAAGGAGATGTCGACGCTAACCGACAAGCCCAGAACGGACATCGTCAGGTGCAAGGATGTGGCCAGTTTGGTGAACGATCTGGACGAGTTCGAGTACGACATCCACTCTCCGAGAAACGACTCCGGGATTCTGTCGGACGACACGCAGAATTACGCCGAGAGCAACTTGTCCAGCACGGAGGTCTCCGACGTGTGTCCGATGTCCGGCCGGGGGATACCGCACGCGGACAGCTCGACGAATACCCTTTATTCCTCTTGTAGAAGCTTCGCGGTTCAAACTCCGAGGTCCAGCCTCTCGGATCAGCGCAGGATAGAGAGCAAAGCTCCGGCGTGCCTGCGACAGTGCTGCAACCCCGAGCCTGGGAACCTCTCTTCCATAGGCAGCGCCGAGAAAAGCGTGATCTCCATATCTCTGCCAGACACGATCAGCATCACGATCGAAAGCACCAACGTCTTAGAGTCCAGGATCGCCGTGCTGGACAACACGGACCAAGAGAGGAAGTCCAGGACGAGGGACGGCGAGGTTCAGACCGACGAGACGAAGGATCCTCGCGGCGAGGCGGACCGTTTCAAGGACGAGAGTAGATCGACGCTCGGCCAGCCGGATGCCAGGGTCTTCCGGATCGAGAACATCTTTCAGGACCCCAACAGCGTGTCCAGGAGGACCGACGTGGCCGTGGACGGGGCGCGGATGAGGAAATCCATTACCTTCAGGAATTCCCTGGGGACCTCGTACGTGTCGCAGTCCAGGGAGAACGATGCCGTCGATTTGGAGAGTAACGGGAAGGGATTCATCAGGGACGGTTTAATCACGGAGGCGTTCATCACGAAGAAGCGCAGCTTCGGGAAAGGATTCGACAGAGTTGTTCACGAGGATTCGTGGCGAAAGTGGCCCGCCCCGGAGCAAGCGAGTAAAATTCCTCCGGTCGCTTACGACGAGGGGCTGCTGTCCCCTTCGTGGCAGTCGCAGACCGAGCTTCCGGCGCCCGGGCTGATTTTATCTTGCTCGAGTTGCGCGCCGTCGGCGGACCAGGCCTCCGCGTTCAGGCGATCGAAGGTAGACTCCGGCAGAGCCAGCGGGACGTTCGAGTCGAAAGCTTTTCCTTCGTCCGCTACGGCCGAAGTGAACAGCAACGTCGAGCACGATCACAGTTTCTCGGATGACAGTCTGGACTACAGTGAGAATAACATCCTGGGGCAGACGGTGCTGAAGATGGCCGACCTGGAACAGAGGGAGAGCCTCTGTCCGCCCGACGTGGTGGCGCACACGAAGAAGGACTGCCCTAAGCTTTCCAACGCCATCGAAGCGGAGAGCAACGAGAGCTCCGGGGATTTCGAGGACAGTCACGTTGAGTTCCCGAAGATGAAGCCAACGGAGGACGGCACGGAGCTCCTCCGGATACACGACTATGAGTCCCTCATCTTGGGCAGGCCTTGTTACAGCTCCGAAGACCGGAAGGAGGACACCGAGAGCTCGCTCGATCCTCTGAATAACAATGGGAAAAAGAAGGTGTCGTTTTCCAGCTCTACCGAGTTTCAGGACAAGGTGACCCCGGCAGAGCAGTCCCCTAGGCAGAGTTCGAAGGCGACTCTTAGGTCTATCATCAAGAAACGGAAGAAGAGGAACGCATCGGACCTTCCGCACGGTGTTCAGTCGTCGAACGACGAGACCGACGACTCCCAGCAAGAGGAGAAGGGCGTTTCAGGGATGGAGAGCAACTGTAAGAGGCAGGTGCTCGCGGACAACACCGAGGAAACGTCGAAGGAAGATGTACATCCGGACTTGAAGACAGACTCGACGCAGAATCACAAGAAGGTGAAGTTCTTCAAGATAGACGCGCCGAAGGCCGCCTGCAACGAGTCCGACAGCTGCGAGAACCCGGAGGACGACGAGGAGGGCGTCCCGCGCGATCGCGTGGCGAAGGATATCCTCGAGGAGTATTTCAGCGAGGCGGTGACGTTCATGAGGAACCTGAACTCCATCAATCGGTACGCGAACGCCGCGAGTGTCCTCGACAG GTACCCGTCGACCAGTCACCGCAAACACGTCGGGAAGCAAGGATCTCGTAGGAGGGATTACTCCTTCCCCTGGAATCGCGATCAGCTGGATCAACCGGAGCGTAAGATCGATTTCACGGACAAGACCGACGACTGTCCGAAGGAGGACGACGAGATAATCGTCTCGACCGAGTCGTACGACCGATGCCTGAAAGGGATCCAGAGACTGGAGGACTGCATTCGGAGGGTGGACAGGCACAACGAGCTGCTGCGCGTCAAGTACGGCGTTAACTGCGGATCTGCTGGCGCTAGACCGAGTTTAGCGAGTCCCAGCACGGATCGTGCACCCGTGGCGAGCGACTTCGCGGCTTCCGGTAGGAGGGACGGCATCCTCGCTAAAAATCCCGACGTCAGCGAGGACTCGAGTAGTCCTAGGTTATTCGACTATCAACCACGATCGAGTCCGCGGCCGATAGACGACTCAAGCGTCGCgaaggacgaggacgaggacttGCAAAAGAGGATCTTCGATCAGCTGATGAACGTCGCGAACGCGACGAGCTGCAGAGGTTCGAGCAAGCTTCGAAGTCGGTTCGCGAGCCTCTCCGACCGCAGACCTCGGAGTCCGCTGACTTACTCGAAGCTCAGAGAGAGATATAATCACTCGAGCGACGAGTCGTTCTGCAGGGACGTTCAGGGCAGCTTGGACGTCGACGAGATCTCGGGGAACAGTGCGCAAGATTGCGCCAGTTACGAGATCACCGGGAACCTGTCGGTCGCGAGGGTCCAAGAGTCCTTCGACGACGCGGAGTCCGCGTTGCAAGAGGATTTCTTCCCTTTGAGGAGGTTCGACAGGATCGAAGCGAAGCTGCGCGTCGACGAGAACACTCCTGCGAGAACGCAGCGGGATGATTCGTGGAGCGGTTTGTCTAGAAGTGGCAAGGCGGACTCGGGGATCGCGGAGGATGACTCATTGGGGCTGAAGAGCAAATACACGCAACGTGCGCCGACTGTGGACACTCGAGAAAGGCTTCAAGAGCCGGACGATTGCTCGCGGAGGATCAGGGACGCGACGCTGTACGCGTGCGCGAAGAGTCAGGACTCCGAGGGCTCGAACGAGAACCTTCAGTTCAGGGAGAAACTGAAATACCCCGGAAGTCCTAGGGCGAGGTTCCTCGAGCTCCTCAGGGAAAGACGGCGGATCGTCGAGAGCAGCAGAGGCACGAGCGCCTCGTGA
- the LOC116423831 gene encoding L-threonine ammonia-lyase isoform X3: MNDEELVDPFCVEENPHRITFEDITSAAFKIKCGIVNTPCVRSRLSEMTGIDLFLKKDFLQATGSFKERGARYALVMLTDEQKKAGVISASLGNHALALCYHGCKLGIPVTVVMPILAPIMKIAACRQYGANVIVDGRDMGEAKRIALKQAKEAGLTYINGYDHPDIMAGQGTLGLEIVEQVPDIDALVIPVGGGGLIAGVALAAKTLHPNITIIGVESERCASFTMARKADRPVYTTIESTLADGLAVPMVGYNAFATANPLIDKLVVVKEEWIAIAILKLIESEKCVVEGAGATGLAAILAGQLDELKGKRVVLPLCGGNIDTTILGRCLDRGLAAEGRLVKFTVTVSDRPGGISELCRMLANVGVSIKDVMHERAWIMSDIFSVEVKVVCETRDKEHADQLRNMLHQKYRKVVFGTTYMSTLHV; this comes from the exons ATG AATGACGAGGAGCTGGTGGACCCCTTCTGCGTGGAGGAGAACCCGCACAGGATCACCTTCGAGGATATCACGTCGGCGGCGTTTAAGATCAAGTGCGGGATCGTTAACACACCGTGCGTG CGATCGCGATTGTCGGAAATGACGGGGATCGATCTGTTTCTGAAGAAGGACTTCCTCCAAGCAACCGGAAGCTTCAAGGAACGCGGGGCGAGGTACGCTCTCGTGATGCTCACGGACGAACAGAAGAAGGCCGGCGTGATATCAGCTTCGTTGGGCAACCACGCTCTCGCTTTATGCTACCACGGATGCAAATTGGGGATTCCGGTGACGGTGGTGATGCCTATCTTGGCGCCCATCATGAAAATCGCGGCTTGTCGCCAATACGGAGCCAACGTGATCGTGGACGGCCGCGACATGGGAGAGGCGAAGCGAATCGCTCTTAAACAAGCTAAAGAGGCTGGACTGACGTATATAAATGG CTACGATCACCCAGACATCATGGCGGGACAGGGAACCCTAGGATTGGAGATAGTGGAGCAAGTACCCGACATCGACGCGCTGGTGATCCCAGTGGGCGGCGGTGGTCTGATCGCCGGCGTAGCTTTAGCCGCGAAGACTCTCCACCCTAACATAACGATCATC GGTGTCGAGTCGGAGCGGTGCGCCAGTTTCACCATGGCGAGAAAGGCGGACCGGCCCGTGTACACCACCATAGAGTCCACTTTGGCCGACGGCCTGGCGGTGCCTATGGTGGGATACAACGCTTTCGCCACGGCGAACCCGTTGATCGACAAGCTGGTCGTGGTGAAGGAAGAATGGATCGCCATCGCGATTCTGAAGCTGATCGAAAGCGAGAAGTGCGTCGTAGAGGGCGCTGGCGCGACTGGCCTGGCGGCCATATTGGCGGGGCAGCTGGACGAGCTGAAAGGGAAAAG GGTAGTGCTGCCACTTTGCGGAGGGAACATCGACACTACCATACTGGGCAGATGTTTGGACAGAGGACTGGCCGCCGAAGGTCGCCTCGTGAAGTTCACGGTGACCGTTTCCGACCGACCCGGCGGGATCTCGGAGTTGTGCAGGATGCTGGCCAACGTCGGCGTCTCGATAAAAGACGTTATGCACGAGCGGGCGTGGATCATGTCGGACATCTTCAGCGTGGAGGTGAAGGTGGTCTGCGAGACCAGGGACAAGGAGCACGCGGATCAGCTGAGGAACATGCTGCACCAGAAGTACCGGAAAGTAGTGTTCGGCACTACTTACATGTCCACGTTACACGTTTAA
- the LOC116423831 gene encoding L-threonine ammonia-lyase isoform X2: MKDLNKKSSDLQNGRALDPIAGADGDDAHAPDLHNDEELVDPFCVEENPHRITFEDITSAAFKIKCGIVNTPCVRSRLSEMTGIDLFLKKDFLQATGSFKERGARYALVMLTDEQKKAGVISASLGNHALALCYHGCKLGIPVTVVMPILAPIMKIAACRQYGANVIVDGRDMGEAKRIALKQAKEAGLTYINGYDHPDIMAGQGTLGLEIVEQVPDIDALVIPVGGGGLIAGVALAAKTLHPNITIIGVESERCASFTMARKADRPVYTTIESTLADGLAVPMVGYNAFATANPLIDKLVVVKEEWIAIAILKLIESEKCVVEGAGATGLAAILAGQLDELKGKRVVLPLCGGNIDTTILGRCLDRGLAAEGRLVKFTVTVSDRPGGISELCRMLANVGVSIKDVMHERAWIMSDIFSVEVKVVCETRDKEHADQLRNMLHQKYRKVVFGTTYMSTLHV, translated from the exons ATGAAGGACCTGAATAAGAAGTCGTCGGACCTGCAGAACGGCCGCGCGCTCGATCCGATCGCCGGAGCTGACGGCGACGACGCACACGCGCCGGATCTCCAC AATGACGAGGAGCTGGTGGACCCCTTCTGCGTGGAGGAGAACCCGCACAGGATCACCTTCGAGGATATCACGTCGGCGGCGTTTAAGATCAAGTGCGGGATCGTTAACACACCGTGCGTG CGATCGCGATTGTCGGAAATGACGGGGATCGATCTGTTTCTGAAGAAGGACTTCCTCCAAGCAACCGGAAGCTTCAAGGAACGCGGGGCGAGGTACGCTCTCGTGATGCTCACGGACGAACAGAAGAAGGCCGGCGTGATATCAGCTTCGTTGGGCAACCACGCTCTCGCTTTATGCTACCACGGATGCAAATTGGGGATTCCGGTGACGGTGGTGATGCCTATCTTGGCGCCCATCATGAAAATCGCGGCTTGTCGCCAATACGGAGCCAACGTGATCGTGGACGGCCGCGACATGGGAGAGGCGAAGCGAATCGCTCTTAAACAAGCTAAAGAGGCTGGACTGACGTATATAAATGG CTACGATCACCCAGACATCATGGCGGGACAGGGAACCCTAGGATTGGAGATAGTGGAGCAAGTACCCGACATCGACGCGCTGGTGATCCCAGTGGGCGGCGGTGGTCTGATCGCCGGCGTAGCTTTAGCCGCGAAGACTCTCCACCCTAACATAACGATCATC GGTGTCGAGTCGGAGCGGTGCGCCAGTTTCACCATGGCGAGAAAGGCGGACCGGCCCGTGTACACCACCATAGAGTCCACTTTGGCCGACGGCCTGGCGGTGCCTATGGTGGGATACAACGCTTTCGCCACGGCGAACCCGTTGATCGACAAGCTGGTCGTGGTGAAGGAAGAATGGATCGCCATCGCGATTCTGAAGCTGATCGAAAGCGAGAAGTGCGTCGTAGAGGGCGCTGGCGCGACTGGCCTGGCGGCCATATTGGCGGGGCAGCTGGACGAGCTGAAAGGGAAAAG GGTAGTGCTGCCACTTTGCGGAGGGAACATCGACACTACCATACTGGGCAGATGTTTGGACAGAGGACTGGCCGCCGAAGGTCGCCTCGTGAAGTTCACGGTGACCGTTTCCGACCGACCCGGCGGGATCTCGGAGTTGTGCAGGATGCTGGCCAACGTCGGCGTCTCGATAAAAGACGTTATGCACGAGCGGGCGTGGATCATGTCGGACATCTTCAGCGTGGAGGTGAAGGTGGTCTGCGAGACCAGGGACAAGGAGCACGCGGATCAGCTGAGGAACATGCTGCACCAGAAGTACCGGAAAGTAGTGTTCGGCACTACTTACATGTCCACGTTACACGTTTAA
- the LOC116423831 gene encoding L-threonine ammonia-lyase isoform X1 yields the protein MELFDRVLSYCIALIERPLLRVVRDFDPSGWCDSTGTVSESLRFFPQNDEELVDPFCVEENPHRITFEDITSAAFKIKCGIVNTPCVRSRLSEMTGIDLFLKKDFLQATGSFKERGARYALVMLTDEQKKAGVISASLGNHALALCYHGCKLGIPVTVVMPILAPIMKIAACRQYGANVIVDGRDMGEAKRIALKQAKEAGLTYINGYDHPDIMAGQGTLGLEIVEQVPDIDALVIPVGGGGLIAGVALAAKTLHPNITIIGVESERCASFTMARKADRPVYTTIESTLADGLAVPMVGYNAFATANPLIDKLVVVKEEWIAIAILKLIESEKCVVEGAGATGLAAILAGQLDELKGKRVVLPLCGGNIDTTILGRCLDRGLAAEGRLVKFTVTVSDRPGGISELCRMLANVGVSIKDVMHERAWIMSDIFSVEVKVVCETRDKEHADQLRNMLHQKYRKVVFGTTYMSTLHV from the exons ATGGAATTGTTCGACCGCGTTCTCTCCTACTGTATCGCTCTCATCGAACGGCCGCTGCTTCGAGTCGTCCGAGACTTCGACCCGAGCGGCTGGTGCGATTCGACGGGAACGGTGTCAGAGAGTCTGCGTTTCTTTCCGCAGAATGACGAGGAGCTGGTGGACCCCTTCTGCGTGGAGGAGAACCCGCACAGGATCACCTTCGAGGATATCACGTCGGCGGCGTTTAAGATCAAGTGCGGGATCGTTAACACACCGTGCGTG CGATCGCGATTGTCGGAAATGACGGGGATCGATCTGTTTCTGAAGAAGGACTTCCTCCAAGCAACCGGAAGCTTCAAGGAACGCGGGGCGAGGTACGCTCTCGTGATGCTCACGGACGAACAGAAGAAGGCCGGCGTGATATCAGCTTCGTTGGGCAACCACGCTCTCGCTTTATGCTACCACGGATGCAAATTGGGGATTCCGGTGACGGTGGTGATGCCTATCTTGGCGCCCATCATGAAAATCGCGGCTTGTCGCCAATACGGAGCCAACGTGATCGTGGACGGCCGCGACATGGGAGAGGCGAAGCGAATCGCTCTTAAACAAGCTAAAGAGGCTGGACTGACGTATATAAATGG CTACGATCACCCAGACATCATGGCGGGACAGGGAACCCTAGGATTGGAGATAGTGGAGCAAGTACCCGACATCGACGCGCTGGTGATCCCAGTGGGCGGCGGTGGTCTGATCGCCGGCGTAGCTTTAGCCGCGAAGACTCTCCACCCTAACATAACGATCATC GGTGTCGAGTCGGAGCGGTGCGCCAGTTTCACCATGGCGAGAAAGGCGGACCGGCCCGTGTACACCACCATAGAGTCCACTTTGGCCGACGGCCTGGCGGTGCCTATGGTGGGATACAACGCTTTCGCCACGGCGAACCCGTTGATCGACAAGCTGGTCGTGGTGAAGGAAGAATGGATCGCCATCGCGATTCTGAAGCTGATCGAAAGCGAGAAGTGCGTCGTAGAGGGCGCTGGCGCGACTGGCCTGGCGGCCATATTGGCGGGGCAGCTGGACGAGCTGAAAGGGAAAAG GGTAGTGCTGCCACTTTGCGGAGGGAACATCGACACTACCATACTGGGCAGATGTTTGGACAGAGGACTGGCCGCCGAAGGTCGCCTCGTGAAGTTCACGGTGACCGTTTCCGACCGACCCGGCGGGATCTCGGAGTTGTGCAGGATGCTGGCCAACGTCGGCGTCTCGATAAAAGACGTTATGCACGAGCGGGCGTGGATCATGTCGGACATCTTCAGCGTGGAGGTGAAGGTGGTCTGCGAGACCAGGGACAAGGAGCACGCGGATCAGCTGAGGAACATGCTGCACCAGAAGTACCGGAAAGTAGTGTTCGGCACTACTTACATGTCCACGTTACACGTTTAA